TGGGCCAGAACTTCGGCGGTCTGGCTGCCGAGCAGCAAACGGCCGAGACCTCGCCGACCATGCGAAGACATGCAGATCAGGCTGCAATCGCGGGTCTTTGCGGTCTCGACAATCGCTTCTGCCGGAAACCCGTTCGGGACATGCAGAACCTCGGCCGATACGCCGATCTTGTCGGCGGCCTCTTTCGCGGCCTTCAGGATGCCATCGGCCAGTTCCTTCTGGCTTTCCTCATAACCGCCGCCCATGTCGACGGGCGCGACCCATGCACCGCCGGCAGCTGCGGCATAGACCGGAAACGGCTCGGTCACGGTGACGATGGTGACCTTTGCGCCAAGCGCCTTCGCGAGCGTCAGACCATGGTCGAGGCCCTTGGTGGCGGTTTCCGATCCATCGGTGGAGATCAGGATGTGATGATACATGACCATTCCTTATCAATTGACGGCAGATCTGGCGTAGGGCGGGATCGTCTTCTTGTCGCACAGCCGTGGCCGGGGGCCAAGGAAATCTCGACATATCAATGCGGCAGGAGGAATCTGTACCTCCACTTTCAGGCCCGCGCGTCATCGCCGGGCAGGAGAGGGAGAGAGGGGAGGGGCTTTCCATGACGGGTTGGTAGCCGGAGAGAGAGTCCTTCCGGCGCCCGTCCTGGAGTATCTGACATGGCCACTGCCGTTCAGAAGATCACGCTGTCGTCCTCGCGCGACATCCCCTTCAACAAGCTGGTGTTGAGCCAGTCCAACGTCCGGCGCGTCAAGGCCGGGGTCTCGGTCGACGAGTTGGCAGAATCCATTGCGCGGCGCGGTCTGATCCAGTCCCTGCATGTCCGCCCTGTTCTGGGCCAGGACGGTGCCGAGACCGGCCTGTTCGAGGTGCCCGCCGGTGGTCGTCGCTTCCGGGCGCTGGAACTACTGGTGAAACAGAAGCGCCTCGCTAAGACCGCACCGGTGCCCTGCATCGTGTCGGACGCTTCCGACGAGGTGCTGATCGACGAGGTGTCGCTCGCTGAGAATATCGAGCGTGCACCGCTGCACCCTGTCGACCAGTTCCGCGCGTTTCAGGCGATGCGCGAGAAGGGCATGACCGAAGAGGCAATCGCCGCCGCCTTCTTCGTCGATGCCAAGGTGGTGAAACAACGTCTGCGCCTCGTCTCGGTCGCACCGGCGCTGCTCGAGATCTATGCCGAGGATGGCATGACGCTGGAGCAGCTGATGGCCTTCACCATCTCCTCCGATCATGAGCGCCAGGTTCAGGTATGGGACGCGGTGAAGGACAGCTGGTCGAAGGAGCCCTACAATATCCGTCGCATGCTGACCGAGACGACCGTCCGAGCCTCGGACAAGCGGGTCAGCTTTGTCGGCATCGAGACCTATGAGGCCGCGGGTGGCTATGTGCTGCGCGATCTCTTCCAGCAGGATGATGGCGGCTGGCTGCAGGATCCCGTGCTGCTCGACCGTCTGGTGAACGAGAAGCTGAAGATGGAGGCGGAGACCATCGCCGCCGAGGGCTGGAAATGGATCGAGGTCGCGGTCAGCTTTCCCTACAGCCACACTTACGGCATGCGGCAGATCACCGGCACCACGGTCGATCTGACCGAGGAGGAGCGCGCGACCCGCGAGACGCTGCGGGACGAATTCGACCGGCTCGAGGCCGAACATGCCGAGGCCGAGGAATATCCCGACGAGGTCGATGCCCGTCTTGGCGAGATCGAGAAGATCCTTGGCGCTTTCGAGATGCGCCCGATGATCTATGAACCGGTGCAGATGGCGCGGGCCGGGGTCTTCGTCAGTGTCGATGTCGATGGCACACTGTTGATCGAACGCGGCTATGTCCGGGCCGAGGATGAAGCGCCACTGGAGCCGGAAGCCGAGATCGTTGATCCCGAGACAGGCGAGGTGCTGCACCGGGCGGAG
The nucleotide sequence above comes from Celeribacter indicus. Encoded proteins:
- a CDS encoding ParB/RepB/Spo0J family partition protein, which translates into the protein MATAVQKITLSSSRDIPFNKLVLSQSNVRRVKAGVSVDELAESIARRGLIQSLHVRPVLGQDGAETGLFEVPAGGRRFRALELLVKQKRLAKTAPVPCIVSDASDEVLIDEVSLAENIERAPLHPVDQFRAFQAMREKGMTEEAIAAAFFVDAKVVKQRLRLVSVAPALLEIYAEDGMTLEQLMAFTISSDHERQVQVWDAVKDSWSKEPYNIRRMLTETTVRASDKRVSFVGIETYEAAGGYVLRDLFQQDDGGWLQDPVLLDRLVNEKLKMEAETIAAEGWKWIEVAVSFPYSHTYGMRQITGTTVDLTEEERATRETLRDEFDRLEAEHAEAEEYPDEVDARLGEIEKILGAFEMRPMIYEPVQMARAGVFVSVDVDGTLLIERGYVRAEDEAPLEPEAEIVDPETGEVLHRAEPDVSHQRAVITLGGAVTTSPEEEEDEGETIKPLPDRLVSELTAHRTLALRDAVADNPRIAMTALLHRLVSDCFMPHSAKGCLEAQIRDVHMPAQAEDLRDSASAQSIQDRHERWGDHVPADDGALWDWITGLDDGSRMDLLAHCVSFGVNALYEKPNPYSGMGVSQHGLDIRLAQADRLARVTGLDMVAVGWRPTAGNYLGRVTKPRILEAVREGAGERAAELIGHLKKGDMAKEAERLLADTGWLPEPLRLVDDGTEGGLAAADDSGAADLPDFLTADDGEDEAAEDDEPQQVIAAE
- a CDS encoding universal stress protein — its product is MYHHILISTDGSETATKGLDHGLTLAKALGAKVTIVTVTEPFPVYAAAAGGAWVAPVDMGGGYEESQKELADGILKAAKEAADKIGVSAEVLHVPNGFPAEAIVETAKTRDCSLICMSSHGRRGLGRLLLGSQTAEVLAHSPVPVLVVR